A single window of Diachasmimorpha longicaudata isolate KC_UGA_2023 chromosome 12, iyDiaLong2, whole genome shotgun sequence DNA harbors:
- the LOC135168008 gene encoding uncharacterized protein LOC135168008 isoform X1, with protein MASNTRNNHKSTERVRKHRILKKFRESYESKSFDSSNDEVLLEQLSSTFDKENENDWVDIDQYNLKKCMDQFHQSFSDDSSSNDIPDANFTENLTFCAENGENFTDEQNGVEEPTVVREQNAPLKAKKKFEKLYKTRSDLETDSEVDSASGFDITRKRAASILKTSYSLENFEEESIVSPKRSREDADSLSTGTHALIRSGLQSDRSMNPVQATHKAPNKMDPRSSYEDRLQELRKQNQDDPTKMFFADYLDASLALLSLNHKEELRNLRRCYQLDMDNHINELKQYIKAPMMPIGDKFVLGDHKLGMKIPLDTLEDFEKWEKLLDLDHAENVEEVTQRRAALMEFMTAETSGSNDFVKDAKTILPLFINKPVQLLYSGIGRATRGVAKKNFSKTMSYACMRDFLKAKYKKSEKEMMLITTTSNWLAAALDRDGGAAERKRLRKCT; from the exons ATGGCGTCGAATACACGCAATAATCATAAATCGACTGAGAGAGTGAGGAAACATCgaattttgaagaaattcCGAGAGTCTTATGAGTCTAAGAGTTTCGACAGTAGTAATGATGAGGTGTTACTTGAACAATTATCATCTACATTCGATaaagaaaatgagaatgaTTGGGTTGATATTGATCAGTATAACCTCAAAAAGTGCATGGACCAATTCCACCAGAGTTTTAGTGATGATTCTTCGTCCAATGACATTCCTGATGCAaatttcacagaaaatttAACGTTCTGTGCTGAGAATGGAGAAAATTTCACGGATGAGCAAAATGGCGTAGAGGAGCCAACTGTGGTTCGAGAGCAGAACGCACCATTAAAAGCtaaaaagaagtttgaaaagcTTTATAAAACTCGCTCAGATCTTGAAACAGATTCTGAGGTGGACAGTGCCTCTGGATTTGATATCACACGAAAGCGAGCTGCAAGTATATTAAAGACTTCTTATTCTCTCGAGAATTTTGAAGAAGAGTCAATTGTATCTCCAAAGCGATCCCGAGAAGATGCTGATTCCCTAAGTACTGGAACTCATGCTTTAATCCGTAGTGGTTTACAAAGTGACAGGTCAATGAATCCAGTGCAAG CCACGCACAAGGCCCCAAATAAGATGGACCCAAGAAGCAGTTACGAAGATCGCCTGCAAGAATTGAGAAAACAAAACCAAGATGATCCTACAAAAA TGTTTTTTGCTGATTATCTGGATGCATCTCTAGCCCTTCTGTCACTTAACCATAAAGAAGAATTGCGCAATTTGAGGAGATGTTATCAATTGGACATGGATAATCACATAAATGAATTGAAGCAATACATAAAAGCTCCTATGATGCCTATTGGGGACAAATTTGTTTTGGGTGATCACaaattggggatgaaaatTCCACTGGATACACTGGAAGATTTTGAGAAATGGGAGAAATTGCTGGATTTAGACCATGCTGAGAATGTGGAGGAAGTCACTCAACGTCGAGCTGCTTTA atgGAGTTCATGACTGCTGAGACGTCGGGTTCGAATGATTTTGTGAAAGATGCCAAAACAATTCTCCCTCTCTTCATTAATAAGCCAGTACAACTTCTTTACAGTGGCATTGGGCGTGCAACACGCGGAGTTGCAAAGAAGAACTTCAGCAAAACAATGAGTTATGCATGCATGAGAG ACTTTCTCAAAGCCAAATACAAGAAGTCAGAAAAAGAAATGATGCTCATAACAACGACCAGTAACTGGTTAGCAGCTGCACTAGATCGAGATGGAGGAGCTGCCGAGAGGAAACGACTCCGAAAGTGTACATGA
- the LOC135168008 gene encoding uncharacterized protein LOC135168008 isoform X2, whose translation MASNTRNNHKSTERVRKHRILKKFRESYESKSFDSSNDEVLLEQLSSTFDKENENDWVDIDQYNLKKCMDQFHQSFSDDSSSNDIPDANFTENLTFCAENGENFTDEQNGVEEPTVVREQNAPLKAKKKFEKLYKTRSDLETDSEVDSASGFDITRKRAASILKTSYSLENFEEESIVSPKRSREDADSLSTGTHALIRSGLQSDRSMNPVQATHKAPNKMDPRSSYEDRLQELRKQNQDDPTKMFFADYLDASLALLSLNHKEELRNLRRCYQLDMDNHINELKQYIKAPMMPIGDKFVLGDHKLGMKIPLDTLEDFEKWEKLLDLDHAENVEEVTQRRAALMEFMTAETSGSNDFVKDAKTILPLFINKPVQLLYSGIGRATRGVAKKNFSKTMSYACMRVTRLYTKLSPVQTFSKPNTRSQKKK comes from the exons ATGGCGTCGAATACACGCAATAATCATAAATCGACTGAGAGAGTGAGGAAACATCgaattttgaagaaattcCGAGAGTCTTATGAGTCTAAGAGTTTCGACAGTAGTAATGATGAGGTGTTACTTGAACAATTATCATCTACATTCGATaaagaaaatgagaatgaTTGGGTTGATATTGATCAGTATAACCTCAAAAAGTGCATGGACCAATTCCACCAGAGTTTTAGTGATGATTCTTCGTCCAATGACATTCCTGATGCAaatttcacagaaaatttAACGTTCTGTGCTGAGAATGGAGAAAATTTCACGGATGAGCAAAATGGCGTAGAGGAGCCAACTGTGGTTCGAGAGCAGAACGCACCATTAAAAGCtaaaaagaagtttgaaaagcTTTATAAAACTCGCTCAGATCTTGAAACAGATTCTGAGGTGGACAGTGCCTCTGGATTTGATATCACACGAAAGCGAGCTGCAAGTATATTAAAGACTTCTTATTCTCTCGAGAATTTTGAAGAAGAGTCAATTGTATCTCCAAAGCGATCCCGAGAAGATGCTGATTCCCTAAGTACTGGAACTCATGCTTTAATCCGTAGTGGTTTACAAAGTGACAGGTCAATGAATCCAGTGCAAG CCACGCACAAGGCCCCAAATAAGATGGACCCAAGAAGCAGTTACGAAGATCGCCTGCAAGAATTGAGAAAACAAAACCAAGATGATCCTACAAAAA TGTTTTTTGCTGATTATCTGGATGCATCTCTAGCCCTTCTGTCACTTAACCATAAAGAAGAATTGCGCAATTTGAGGAGATGTTATCAATTGGACATGGATAATCACATAAATGAATTGAAGCAATACATAAAAGCTCCTATGATGCCTATTGGGGACAAATTTGTTTTGGGTGATCACaaattggggatgaaaatTCCACTGGATACACTGGAAGATTTTGAGAAATGGGAGAAATTGCTGGATTTAGACCATGCTGAGAATGTGGAGGAAGTCACTCAACGTCGAGCTGCTTTA atgGAGTTCATGACTGCTGAGACGTCGGGTTCGAATGATTTTGTGAAAGATGCCAAAACAATTCTCCCTCTCTTCATTAATAAGCCAGTACAACTTCTTTACAGTGGCATTGGGCGTGCAACACGCGGAGTTGCAAAGAAGAACTTCAGCAAAACAATGAGTTATGCATGCATGAGAG TGACGCGGCTTTATACAAAATTGTCTCCTGTGCAGACTTTCTCAAAGCCAAATACAAGAAGTCAGAAAAAGAAATGA
- the LOC135168010 gene encoding uncharacterized protein LOC135168010 has protein sequence MSADVLPLSFEVREVEQGSTQMTRQHKGNQSPQQTQEGDKSQEEDSGIDGDGHLGGGISTGTRTTRRGTIAILATVRKRGRPAGSKNKAAAETKSKPTKVNSLDRYLRSQGDRNEGANQETNLSRTRCEAEDEQSAGEEFSDIDPTTPRNSDTPRPTAPETTHREAVKSPLGTCTDKNSRRVLDFSEGVGLLSAPVLERETKFGGEELVELFLQGLRGSEARILNTITRCLDQLEARNEETQKDHLIHLEASNLKLQEELRVLRVKVERLKKPSKDTTYNSYYSDS, from the coding sequence ATGAGTGCGGACGTACTACCGCTCTCCTTTGAGGTTAGAGAGGTAGAACAGGGGTCTACGCAGATGACCCGGCAACACAAGGGGAATCAGTCGCCACAACAAACCCAGGAAGGAGATAAATCACAAGAGGAGGACTCGGGAATTGATGGGGATGGTCACCTCGGAGGTGGCATAAGCACTGGTACGAGAACAACACGGAGAGGCACTATCGCGATCTTGGCCACTGTGAGAAAAAGGGGGAGACCGGCAGGGTCTAAGAATAAGGCAGCCGCGGAAACAAAGAGTAAGCCCACCAAAGTCAATTCACTAGATCGTTACTTGAGAAGCCAGGGGGACAGGAATGAGGGGGCAAATCAAGAAACGAATTTGAGTAGAACTCGATGCGAGGCGGAGGATGAACAGTCGGCAGGTGAGGAATTCTCGGACATTGATCCAACGACCCCACGAAACAGTGACACGCCACGGCCTACCGCACCTGAGACTACACACAGGGAGGCCGTCAAATCGCCGCTGGGGACCTGTACAGATAAGAACAGTAGGAGGGTGCTTGACTTCAGCGAGGGAGTGGGTCTCCTCTCAGCCCCAGTACTGGAGAGAGAGACCAAGTTCGGCGGCGAAGAACTTGTGGAACTATTCCTGCAAGGCCTGCGAGGCAGTGAAGCGCGGATTCTCAACACGATCACGAGGTGCCTGGACCAACTGGAGGCTAGGAATGAAGAAACCCAAAAGGATCATCTCATACATCTGGAGGCATCCAACCTAAAACTGCAGGAGGAACTGAGGGTGCTGCGGGTGAAGGTGGAACGCTTGAAGAAACCAAGCAAGGACACCACCTATAACAGCTATTACAGTGATTCATAG